The following proteins come from a genomic window of Pseudomonas hygromyciniae:
- a CDS encoding LysR family transcriptional regulator: protein MHDMNDLRRIDLNLLVILDALLSEQHVTRAAERLHLSQPAVSHALARLRDLLGDPLLVRQGSGLVATARALELAAPLADALAQVQSLLAPNRFEPASARRTFRLAMSDYGAALLLPGLVRALREQAPGIDLAVTHASREGMQEGVLSGEIDLAAGVFPDLPGELRSTPLFQEHYACLVDRDSLPSGGVLDLPTYLARPHVLLEMRGSGTPEIERALTAIRERRHVAISLPHWSVAPQLIQGTDLILTVSSQGLRNIDQRHLLVVPPPFHIPSFGFVLAWHKRRGGDSALQWLIAQVQGVLA, encoded by the coding sequence ATGCACGATATGAATGATCTGCGCCGTATCGACCTTAACCTGTTGGTGATCCTCGACGCGTTGCTCAGCGAGCAGCACGTCACCCGCGCCGCCGAGCGCCTGCACCTGAGCCAACCGGCGGTGAGCCATGCGTTGGCGCGATTGCGGGATCTGCTGGGCGACCCGTTGCTGGTGCGCCAGGGCAGTGGCCTGGTCGCCACCGCTCGCGCATTGGAACTGGCTGCGCCCTTGGCCGATGCGCTGGCCCAGGTGCAGTCGCTGCTGGCGCCGAACCGTTTCGAGCCCGCTTCGGCCAGGCGCACCTTTCGCCTGGCCATGTCTGATTACGGCGCGGCGTTGCTGTTGCCCGGGCTGGTGCGGGCGCTACGCGAGCAGGCGCCGGGGATTGATCTGGCCGTCACCCACGCCAGTCGCGAAGGCATGCAGGAAGGGGTGCTCAGTGGCGAGATCGACCTGGCAGCCGGGGTCTTCCCCGACCTGCCGGGCGAGTTGCGCAGCACGCCATTGTTCCAAGAGCACTACGCCTGCCTGGTGGACCGCGATAGTTTGCCCTCTGGTGGTGTGCTCGACTTGCCCACCTACCTGGCGCGGCCCCATGTGCTGCTGGAAATGCGTGGCAGTGGCACCCCGGAAATCGAACGGGCGCTGACCGCGATCCGTGAGCGGCGGCATGTGGCGATCAGCCTGCCGCATTGGAGCGTCGCGCCGCAGCTGATCCAGGGCACCGATCTGATCCTTACCGTATCCTCACAGGGGCTGCGGAACATCGATCAACGGCATCTGCTGGTGGTGCCGCCACCGTTTCATATTCCGTCCTTCGGTTTTGTATTGGCCTGGCATAAACGCCGCGGCGGGGACAGCGCCTTGCAGTGGTTGATCGCGCAAGTGCAGGGCGTGCTCGCGTAG
- a CDS encoding response regulator, which produces MINKALRIMIADPEHAQRLRLERDFNRQGYYAIAPVPSLEDLLNLVEYGDRGFDLVLINGSLVGSEGFNLHDFCLDHPLMGQALIYDLPPPQFATLSAMRKLSDAS; this is translated from the coding sequence ATGATTAACAAAGCGCTGCGCATCATGATTGCCGACCCCGAGCATGCTCAGCGCCTGCGCCTGGAGCGCGATTTCAATCGCCAGGGCTATTACGCCATTGCGCCGGTTCCGAGCCTGGAAGACCTGCTTAACTTGGTGGAGTACGGCGATCGCGGCTTTGACCTAGTGCTGATCAATGGCAGCCTTGTCGGCAGCGAGGGTTTCAACCTGCACGATTTCTGCCTGGACCATCCCTTGATGGGGCAGGCGCTTATCTACGACCTGCCGCCACCGCAGTTTGCGACCTTGAGTGCTATGCGAAAGCTCTCAGATGCCAGCTAA
- a CDS encoding EAL domain-containing response regulator → MSFTSLRVLVLEDHLFQRSVAVNLLKQLGCGEVLEASNGTEALAVLQGVGAVDVVVCDLQMEGMDGLEFIQRISAHGQVGAIIVSSGLPGDVRRAVSQMGALLGVNMLGDTGKPLQIETLQPLLERVLSTSCEVPQPQPSLELADEQQVRRAILDQQLQAYYQPKFDLHSGAVLGVEVLARWNHPFQGVLSPTVFLPAMERSGLMDELLFCLMQQALVLQRQALNLGIALDLAFNLQAAQLIEVELTAHIKRILTTHQTPCASVTFELTESGLLEVPAVSLENLVRLRMMGCRLSIDDFGAGFSSLQRLCQLPFNEIKLDAEFVRGLLHEPRCRAVIGSTLALGQTLSMSVVIEGIETAEQHQALLALGCTQGQGYWHARPMNGADLLRWLQRNAGRPVSSNHAGGHR, encoded by the coding sequence ATGTCCTTCACATCGCTCCGGGTGTTGGTACTCGAAGACCACCTTTTCCAGCGTTCCGTGGCCGTCAACCTGCTCAAACAACTGGGCTGTGGCGAGGTCCTGGAGGCGAGTAACGGCACCGAAGCCCTGGCTGTGCTGCAAGGCGTTGGCGCTGTGGACGTGGTGGTCTGTGACCTGCAAATGGAGGGCATGGATGGGCTGGAGTTCATTCAACGCATCAGTGCGCACGGCCAGGTCGGCGCAATCATCGTCAGCAGTGGGTTGCCGGGGGATGTGCGCCGTGCCGTGAGCCAGATGGGCGCCTTGCTCGGCGTCAACATGCTGGGCGATACCGGCAAACCGTTGCAGATAGAAACGTTGCAGCCATTGCTTGAGCGGGTCCTGAGCACCAGTTGCGAAGTGCCTCAACCACAGCCGAGCCTGGAACTGGCCGACGAGCAACAGGTGCGGCGCGCCATTCTCGATCAACAACTGCAAGCCTATTACCAACCCAAGTTCGATTTGCACAGTGGCGCAGTGTTGGGAGTGGAGGTGCTTGCTCGCTGGAACCATCCCTTCCAGGGCGTGCTGTCACCGACGGTGTTTCTGCCGGCGATGGAGCGAAGCGGCCTGATGGACGAGTTGTTGTTTTGCCTGATGCAACAAGCGCTGGTCCTTCAACGGCAGGCCTTGAACCTGGGAATAGCTCTGGACTTGGCCTTCAACCTGCAAGCGGCGCAATTGATCGAGGTGGAGCTGACCGCTCACATTAAAAGAATCCTCACTACCCACCAGACGCCCTGCGCAAGTGTGACGTTCGAGCTGACTGAAAGCGGATTGCTTGAGGTGCCGGCGGTTTCCCTGGAGAACCTGGTGCGTTTGCGCATGATGGGCTGTCGCTTGTCCATCGATGATTTCGGCGCCGGATTCTCTTCGCTGCAGCGCTTGTGCCAGTTGCCGTTCAACGAAATAAAACTCGACGCGGAGTTCGTCCGTGGCCTGCTGCACGAGCCGCGCTGCCGGGCGGTCATAGGCAGTACCCTGGCCCTGGGGCAGACCCTGAGCATGTCCGTGGTGATCGAGGGCATTGAAACGGCCGAACAGCATCAAGCGTTGCTGGCATTGGGTTGCACCCAGGGGCAGGGGTATTGGCATGCACGGCCCATGAATGGCGCCGACCTGCTGCGCTGGTTGCAGCGCAATGCCGGGCGGCCTGTATCCAGCAACCATGCTGGAGGCCATCGATGA